One part of the Lotus japonicus ecotype B-129 chromosome 2, LjGifu_v1.2 genome encodes these proteins:
- the LOC130741433 gene encoding uncharacterized protein LOC130741433 produces MGKEKNRFLLKTEPSEWSWEDQAANGGLSNWDGVNNKQAQKYLKSMSLHDLCFFYHSGPKARRVVGVVSVVREWYEDGHGGGAVDVKAVGEMRRPVDLKEMKHFKEFALLRQPRLSVVPVPDHIWDQICALGGGYHGDGDGDGDGDGDADADADGDGDDHDHESHLVS; encoded by the coding sequence ATGGGAAAGGAGAAAAATAGGTTTCTTCTGAAAACGGAACCGTCGGAATGGTCGTGGGAAGATCAAGCAGCCAACGGAGGTTTATCCAACTGGGATGGTGTCAACAACAAGCAAGCTCAGAAATACCTCAAGTCTATGTCACTCCACGATCTCTGCTTCTTCTATCACTCCGGCCCCAAGGCCCGTCGTGTCGTGGGCGTTGTTTCCGTCGTCCGGGAGTGGTACGAAGACGGACACGGCGGTGGAGCGGTCGACGTGAAGGCGGTCGGGGAGATGAGGAGGCCGGTGGACTTGAAAGAGATGAAGCATTTCAAGGAATTCGCTCTGTTGAGGCAGCCTAGGCTTTCAGTTGTCCCTGTTCCCGACCACATTTGGGACCAAATCTGTGCTTTGGGTGGCGGCTATcatggagatggagatggagatggagatggagatggtGATGCTGATGCTGATGCTGACGGTGACGGTGATGACCATGACCACGAATCGCACCTTGTCAGTTAG
- the LOC130741432 gene encoding protein SOB FIVE-LIKE 5-like isoform X1, with translation MNNALALGTSESSSGCESGWTLYLDNASSSSSRSHSHRDYRGGDGDEFYDGEYNRKATNEEEDDGEKDLSMVSDASSGPPHFSHHIEPNIAPDHTVSKLAKRSKKRQKVKQTQHLLQDPSFLDDTASSPLFDNDFSMNNVTVTNQQTSTESVLELDYSQGFSATYFEERSSLHHHFGFLKPSLSENQVHNNNRWYGMKEMGMI, from the exons ATGAATAATGCATTGGCATTAGGTACTTCAGAAAGCAGTAGCGGGTGTGAGTCTGGATGGACTCTGTACCTGGACaatgcttcttcttcctcttcacgtTCACATTCACATAGAGATTATAGAGGTGGTGATGGAGATGAATTTTATGATGGAGAGTACAATCGCAAAGCCACAAACgaggaggaagatgatggtGAAAAGGACCTGTCCATGGTTTCTGATGCTTCTTCTGGGCCTCCACATTTCTCACACCACATTGAGCCTAATATTGCTCCAGATCACACAGTATCAAAACTGGCCAAGAGAAGTAAAAAGAGGCAGAAAGTTAAACAAACCCAACACCTTCTTCAAGATCCTTCTTTTCTTGACGACACTGCTAGCTCTCCTCTCTTTGACAATGACTTCTCCATG AACAATGTTACTGTGACCAACCAACAAACTTCCACAGAGAGTGTGCTAGAGCTAGATTACTCACAAGGCTTCTCAGCAACTTATTTTGAG GAGAGATCTTCGTTGCATCACCACTTTGGTTTTCTAAAACCATCTCTGTCAGAAAATCAAGTTCATAACAACAA CAGATGGTATGGGATGAAAGAGATGGGAATGATATAA
- the LOC130741432 gene encoding protein SOB FIVE-LIKE 5-like isoform X2, translating into MNNALALGTSESSSGCESGWTLYLDNASSSSSRSHSHRDYRGGDGDEFYDGEYNRKATNEEEDDGEKDLSMVSDASSGPPHFSHHIEPNIAPDHTVSKLAKRSKKRQKVKQTQHLLQDPSFLDDTASSPLFDNDFSMNNVTVTNQQTSTESVLELDYSQGFSATYFEERSSLHHHFGFLKPSLSENQVHNNKWYGMKEMGMI; encoded by the exons ATGAATAATGCATTGGCATTAGGTACTTCAGAAAGCAGTAGCGGGTGTGAGTCTGGATGGACTCTGTACCTGGACaatgcttcttcttcctcttcacgtTCACATTCACATAGAGATTATAGAGGTGGTGATGGAGATGAATTTTATGATGGAGAGTACAATCGCAAAGCCACAAACgaggaggaagatgatggtGAAAAGGACCTGTCCATGGTTTCTGATGCTTCTTCTGGGCCTCCACATTTCTCACACCACATTGAGCCTAATATTGCTCCAGATCACACAGTATCAAAACTGGCCAAGAGAAGTAAAAAGAGGCAGAAAGTTAAACAAACCCAACACCTTCTTCAAGATCCTTCTTTTCTTGACGACACTGCTAGCTCTCCTCTCTTTGACAATGACTTCTCCATG AACAATGTTACTGTGACCAACCAACAAACTTCCACAGAGAGTGTGCTAGAGCTAGATTACTCACAAGGCTTCTCAGCAACTTATTTTGAG GAGAGATCTTCGTTGCATCACCACTTTGGTTTTCTAAAACCATCTCTGTCAGAAAATCAAGTTCATAACAACAA ATGGTATGGGATGAAAGAGATGGGAATGATATAA